One genomic region from Paracoccus pantotrophus encodes:
- the lptB gene encoding LPS export ABC transporter ATP-binding protein translates to MAEKQGLRVRGLRKSYRNRPVIRDVALDLERGEVVALLGPNGSGKTTCFYCVAGLVAPDSGQVLIDGQDATRLPMYRRAQMGIGYLPQEMSIFRGLTVEQNIMAVLELVEPHVHQRRERLEELLGDFSIGHLRNASAMALSGGERRRVEIARCLAADPAYLLLDEPFAGVDPIAVGEIRALVHDLKSRGIGVLITDHNVRETLEIVDRAYILHDGHVLKAGTTAEIVADPQVRRVYLGETFRMN, encoded by the coding sequence ATGGCCGAAAAGCAGGGGCTGCGCGTTCGCGGCCTGCGCAAATCCTATCGCAACCGCCCGGTGATCCGCGACGTGGCGCTGGACCTGGAGCGCGGCGAGGTGGTGGCGCTGCTGGGGCCCAATGGCTCGGGCAAGACCACCTGCTTCTATTGCGTGGCCGGGCTGGTCGCGCCTGATTCGGGCCAGGTGCTGATCGACGGGCAGGACGCGACGCGCCTGCCGATGTATCGCCGCGCCCAGATGGGCATCGGCTACCTGCCGCAGGAGATGTCGATCTTTCGCGGCCTCACGGTCGAGCAGAACATCATGGCCGTCCTGGAACTGGTCGAGCCGCATGTCCACCAGCGCCGCGAGCGGCTGGAGGAGCTGCTGGGCGATTTCTCGATCGGCCATCTGCGCAATGCCTCGGCCATGGCATTGTCGGGGGGCGAGCGGCGCCGGGTCGAGATCGCCCGCTGCCTTGCAGCCGATCCGGCCTATCTGCTTCTGGACGAACCATTCGCCGGCGTCGATCCCATCGCCGTGGGCGAGATCCGCGCCCTGGTCCACGACCTGAAAAGCCGCGGCATCGGCGTGCTGATCACCGATCACAACGTCCGCGAGACGCTGGAAATCGTCGACCGCGCCTATATCCTGCACGACGGCCATGTGCTGAAAGCCGGCACCACGGCCGAGATCGTGGCCGACCCGCAGGTCCGCCGCGTCTACCTGGGCGAAACCTTCCGCATGAACTGA
- the hpf gene encoding ribosome hibernation-promoting factor, HPF/YfiA family, whose product MRYQISGKQIDVGDALSTHVKTELGATVEKYSQRPTDATVIFSRNAHEFICDAVVHLSTGLTAQAKGGATDIYAAFEQCRERMDKQLRRYKRRLKDHYKDRTQPVEFEQAGMYVLAADEDEWETQADGLQPMIIAEMETRVPTLSVGDAVMQMELSGSPLLVFRNEKHGGVNVVHRRDDGNVGWIDPRNLG is encoded by the coding sequence ATGCGCTATCAGATCAGCGGAAAACAGATCGACGTGGGCGATGCGCTTTCGACTCATGTCAAGACCGAACTCGGTGCCACCGTTGAGAAATATTCGCAACGCCCGACGGATGCGACGGTGATCTTTTCCCGCAACGCGCATGAATTCATCTGCGATGCCGTGGTGCATCTCTCGACCGGGCTGACCGCCCAGGCCAAGGGCGGGGCCACCGACATCTATGCGGCCTTCGAGCAATGCCGCGAACGGATGGACAAGCAACTGCGCCGCTACAAGCGCCGGCTCAAGGACCACTACAAGGACCGGACCCAGCCGGTTGAATTCGAGCAGGCGGGAATGTATGTGCTGGCCGCCGATGAGGACGAATGGGAAACGCAGGCCGACGGCCTGCAACCCATGATCATTGCCGAGATGGAGACCCGCGTGCCCACCCTGTCGGTCGGCGACGCGGTGATGCAGATGGAACTGTCCGGCAGCCCGCTGCTGGTCTTCCGCAACGAGAAACATGGGGGCGTGAACGTGGTTCACCGCCGCGACGACGGCAACGTGGGCTGGATCGACCCCCGCAACCTGGGCTAG
- the lptA gene encoding lipopolysaccharide transport periplasmic protein LptA, with translation MIRPGPLLPVILSLMLAAGPALGQARGFGSAQDIKEPVEVTADSLTVDQKSGQATFSGNVLIGQGAMRLAADSVTVTYAQGDQRRISALHAQGNVTLASGEDAAEAQAADYDVETGTIVLTGDVLLSQGGNLLAGDKVTVNLESGTAEASGRVRSVLQPEN, from the coding sequence ATGATCCGGCCCGGACCGCTTTTGCCCGTGATCCTGTCGCTGATGCTGGCGGCGGGCCCGGCGCTGGGGCAGGCCAGGGGCTTTGGCAGCGCCCAGGATATCAAGGAACCGGTCGAGGTCACGGCCGATTCGCTGACGGTCGACCAGAAATCCGGCCAGGCCACGTTTTCGGGCAATGTGCTGATCGGCCAGGGTGCCATGCGGCTTGCGGCGGACAGCGTGACCGTGACCTATGCCCAGGGCGACCAGCGCCGCATCAGCGCCTTGCACGCGCAGGGCAACGTCACCCTGGCCAGCGGCGAGGACGCGGCCGAGGCGCAGGCGGCCGATTACGATGTCGAGACCGGCACCATCGTCCTGACCGGCGACGTGCTGCTGAGCCAGGGCGGCAACCTGCTGGCGGGTGACAAGGTGACGGTGAACCTGGAAAGCGGCACCGCCGAAGCCTCGGGCCGGGTGCGCAGCGTCCTGCAGCCGGAGAACTGA
- a CDS encoding PTS sugar transporter subunit IIA, which translates to MQISDILSPAAVRTMSQTTSKKRLFQEIAEQARAVYGVDAAQTLDALQERETLGPTGVGHGVALPHARLHGLEHVVGLFLRLEKPLDFDAVDRQPVDLIFALLAPKNSGVDHLKALALVSRTLRDQDLRAKLRANEDPVALHAMLAAAPGIKAA; encoded by the coding sequence ATGCAGATCAGCGACATTCTCTCCCCCGCCGCCGTGCGGACGATGAGCCAGACCACCAGCAAGAAACGGTTGTTCCAGGAAATTGCCGAACAGGCGCGGGCCGTCTATGGCGTGGACGCCGCGCAGACGCTGGACGCGCTGCAAGAGCGCGAGACCCTGGGCCCCACCGGGGTCGGCCATGGCGTCGCGCTGCCCCATGCCCGGCTGCACGGGCTTGAGCATGTGGTCGGCCTGTTCCTGCGGCTGGAAAAGCCGCTGGATTTCGACGCGGTGGACCGCCAGCCGGTGGACCTGATCTTTGCGCTGCTGGCGCCCAAGAATTCGGGCGTCGATCACCTCAAGGCTCTGGCGCTGGTCTCGCGCACGCTGCGCGACCAGGATCTGCGCGCCAAGCTGCGCGCCAACGAGGATCCGGTGGCGCTGCACGCCATGCTGGCCGCTGCCCCCGGCATCAAGGCGGCCTAG